A single genomic interval of Picosynechococcus sp. PCC 7003 harbors:
- the gnd gene encoding decarboxylating NADP(+)-dependent phosphogluconate dehydrogenase, with translation MTKRTFGVIGLAVMGENLALNVERNGFPIAVYNRTASKTEEFMATRAVGKDIKAAYSLEEFVQLLERPRKILVMVKAGAPVDYVINDLKPLLEPGDMIIDGGNSLYEDTERRTKDLEATGLGFVGMGVSGGEEGALNGPSLMPGGTEAAYRELEPILTKVAAQVDDGPCVTFIGPGGAGHYVKMVHNGIEYGDMQLIAEAYDLLANAAKLNHTELHKVFTEWNQTDELNSFLIEITADIFKKIDPETNQPLVELILDSAGQKGTGRWTVVSSLELGVPIPTIYAAVNARVMSAYKDERQAASLELPSPERVYRGDIKTFINQVRDALYCSKMCSYAQGMALLGKASAEYGYNLDLGETARIWKGGCIIRAGFLDKIKAAYGENPNLPNLLLAPEFKQSIIDRQTAWRTVILAANELGIAVPAFSASLDYFDSYRRARLPQNLTQAQRDYFGAHTYERTDKSRGEFFHTAWAE, from the coding sequence ATGACTAAACGAACCTTTGGCGTCATCGGCCTCGCAGTGATGGGCGAAAACCTAGCCCTTAACGTTGAGCGCAATGGCTTCCCGATTGCCGTGTATAACCGCACCGCCAGCAAAACCGAAGAATTCATGGCGACCCGCGCCGTCGGCAAAGATATCAAAGCCGCCTATAGCCTTGAAGAATTTGTCCAACTCCTCGAACGCCCCCGCAAAATCTTGGTAATGGTCAAAGCCGGTGCCCCCGTTGATTATGTAATTAATGACCTGAAACCCCTTCTTGAACCGGGGGATATGATTATCGATGGTGGAAACTCCCTCTACGAAGACACCGAACGCCGCACCAAGGATCTCGAAGCCACAGGCTTAGGTTTTGTCGGCATGGGAGTCAGTGGTGGCGAAGAAGGTGCCCTCAATGGCCCTAGTCTGATGCCCGGTGGGACAGAAGCCGCTTACAGGGAACTTGAACCAATCCTGACAAAAGTTGCCGCCCAGGTGGACGATGGCCCCTGCGTTACCTTCATTGGGCCAGGCGGTGCGGGTCACTACGTCAAAATGGTGCACAACGGCATTGAGTACGGTGATATGCAGTTGATCGCCGAAGCCTATGATCTCCTGGCAAATGCCGCAAAGCTAAATCATACGGAACTCCATAAGGTCTTTACGGAATGGAATCAAACCGATGAGCTCAACTCGTTTCTCATTGAAATTACCGCTGATATTTTCAAGAAAATTGACCCGGAAACCAATCAGCCCCTGGTAGAACTGATCCTCGACAGCGCAGGACAAAAGGGCACCGGACGCTGGACAGTGGTGAGTTCCCTGGAGTTGGGTGTGCCAATTCCAACGATCTATGCCGCTGTGAATGCCCGGGTGATGTCGGCCTATAAGGATGAACGGCAAGCCGCCTCCCTGGAGTTACCGTCACCGGAGCGGGTTTATCGGGGTGATATTAAAACCTTTATTAACCAAGTGCGGGATGCGTTGTATTGCTCCAAGATGTGTTCCTATGCTCAAGGGATGGCCCTACTGGGCAAGGCTTCGGCGGAGTATGGCTATAACCTAGACCTCGGTGAAACAGCGCGGATCTGGAAGGGGGGCTGCATTATCCGAGCAGGCTTCCTTGACAAGATTAAGGCGGCCTATGGAGAAAACCCCAATCTACCTAATTTGTTGCTAGCACCGGAGTTTAAACAGTCGATTATTGATCGCCAAACGGCGTGGCGGACAGTGATCCTTGCCGCGAATGAGCTGGGGATTGCGGTGCCGGCCTTTAGTGCGTCGTTGGATTATTTTGATAGCTATCGTCGGGCGCGGTTACCCCAAAATCTGACCCAAGCCCAGCGGGATTACTTTGGTGCTCACACCTACGAACGAACCGATAAATCTCGGGGTGAGTTTTTCCACACGGCCTGGGCAGAGTAA